A single window of Eucalyptus grandis isolate ANBG69807.140 chromosome 1, ASM1654582v1, whole genome shotgun sequence DNA harbors:
- the LOC104440966 gene encoding transcription activator GLK1, giving the protein MLAVSPLRNPNDGSNNNQGEMESFSIGGGVGGSDDFPDFSDGSLLDSIDFDDLFMVINDGDVLPDLEMDPELLAEFSASCGEESGTGCSSISVERAEVNNGSKREVDEDKASELDNISSVSRGEEIVSKRDDSVVVNPVPNNNEETDNKRKKSSAQSSKSNRQAQGKRKVKVDWTPELHRRFVQAVEQLGLDKAVPSRILELMGIDCLTRHNIASHLQKYRSHRKHMLAREAEAANWSQRRHMHGNGGHKMRPDTMLVMSHSTTPTNGSPWLAPATLGFPPVTPMPPHFRPLHVWGHPPADHSLMHVWPKHSPSLLPPPLPSAWASPPQGAAPYGHQRVPNPPMPGTPCFVNPPLPATRFGAPPVPGIPPHAMYKVERKHNNNNNNDNNNRGYGVPPPGPLASHPPFDFHPDYAFDEHSKETLDAAIGDVLAKPWLPLPLGLKPPSTESVVGELQRQGVPKIPPSCA; this is encoded by the exons ATGCTTGCTGTGTCACCTCTGAGGAACCCGAACGATGGCAGCAACAACAACCAAGGAGAGATGGAGAGCTTTTCAATCGGAGGCGGCGTTGGCGGCAGCGACGACTTCCCTGACTTCTCCGACGGGAGCCTGCTCGACAGCATTGACTTCGACGACCTCTTCATGGTGATCAACGATGGGGACGTGTTGCCCGACCTGGAGATGGACCCAGAGCTGCTTGCTGAGTTCTCTGCCAGCTGCGGCGAGGAGTCGGGGACAGGGTGCTCGTCGATATCTGTCGAGAGGGCCGAGGTCAACAACGGCTCCAAGAGAGAAGTCGACGAGGACAAGGCCTCGGAGCTGGATAACATCTCTAGCGTGAGCCGAGGGGAAGAAATTGTGAGCAAGAGGGATGATTCTGTGGTGGTCAATCCAGTCCCCAATAATAATGAAGAGACTgacaacaagagaaagaaatcaTCAGCTCAATCATCTAAGAGTAACCGTCAAGCTCAAGGGAAGCGAAAAGTGAAG GTGGATTGGACGCCAGAGTTGCACAGGAGGTTTGTACAAGCAGTGGAGCAGCTTGGGTTGGACAAGGCGGTGCCTTCAAGAATCCTGGAGCTCATGGGCATCGATTGTCTCACTCGCCACAACATCGCCAGCCACCTCCAA AAGTATAGATCGCATAGAAAGCACATGCTGGCCCGTGAGGCGGAGGCTGCGAACTGGAGTCAGAGGCGACACATGCACGGCAATGGAGGTCACAAGATGAGGCCTGACACGATGCTGGTGATGAGCCACTCCACCACCCCCACCAACGGGAGTCCTTGGCTCGCACCGGCCACCCTCGGATTCCCACCCGTGACCCCCATGCCTCCCCACTTCCGACCCCTCCACGTGTGGGGCCACCCTCCCGCGGACCATTCCCTCATGCACGTGTGGCCCAAGCACTCACCTTCCCTGCTCCCGCCCCCGCTGCCGTCCGCCTGGGCCTCCCCACCGCAAGGCGCTGCTCCCTACGGCCACCAACGG GTACCAAATCCGCCAATGCCGGGAACGCCGTGCTTTGTCAACCCACCCCTGCCAGCGACG agGTTCGGAGCTCCACCGGTGCCGGGCATCCCACCCCACGCCATGTACAAAGTCGAGAGAAagcacaataataataataacaacgaCAACAATAATCGGGGCTATGGTGTGCCGCCACCTGGACCATTAGCCTCCCATCCTCCTTTCGATTTTCATCCG GATTATGCGTTCGATGAACACTCGAAGGAGACATTAGATGCAGCTATCGGAGATGTTTTAGCGAAGCCGTGGCTGCCGCTTCCACTCGGTCTGAAGCCTCCTTCCACGGAGAGTGTTGTGGGAGAGCTTCAACGCCAAGGAGTACCCAAAATCCCCCCTTCTTGTGCttga